One Saccharomyces eubayanus strain FM1318 chromosome XVI, whole genome shotgun sequence DNA segment encodes these proteins:
- the GRS2 gene encoding putative glycine--tRNA ligase, whose amino-acid sequence MTSLGRDKLESTLRKRFFYTPSFEIYGGVSGLFDLGPPGCQLQNNVVQLWREHFIVEEDMLQIDGPMLTPYDVLDASGHVDKFTDWMCRNPKTKDYYRADHLIEQTLKKRLLDKDVDPLDHKRMEDALATIDGFTGSDLVRTMQEYRINDPVTNDVLDAPTPFNLMFQTNIGASGQSKAFLRPETAQGQFLNFNKLLDINQGKIPFASASIGKSFRNEISPRSGLLRAREFLMAEIEHFVDPLDKSHPKFDEVSDEEVPLLSRQLQESDEPHLPVRMAIGEAVKTGKVENETLGYYMARIHQFLLRLGVNKNKFRFRQHMKNEMAHYATDCWDGELLTSYGWIECIGCADRAAFDLTVHSKKTGKSLMVKQKLNTPKERTKLVLEVNKKLFGRKFKQRAKLIESALLSLSQDKLYNKHEELNKNGKLTFQTNGETVEIDQNLVSIEMKTTLQHTREYIPNVIEPSFGLGRIIYCIFDHCFRTRPDDDERTYFSFPLSVAPIKVFITTISNNEKFPSVIKEMSQILRTKEIYFKVDDSNTSIGKKYARNDELGTPFGITIDFQTLQDETVTLRERDSMRQVRGTVEEVISVIDKMVHDPISEFTWNKSTAGLLQVAVP is encoded by the coding sequence ATGACTTCTTTAGGCAGGGATAAGCTAGAAAGTACGTTGAGAAAAAGGTTTTTCTACACGCCATCTTTCGAGATATATGGCGGTGTGTCAGGTTTATTCGACCTAGGTCCTCCTGGTTGTCAGTTGCAGAATAACGTAGTTCAGCTGTGGCGAGAACATTTTATAGTGGAGGAAGACATGTTACAGATTGACGGGCCAATGCTAACCCCCTACGATGTTTTAGACGCTTCCGGTCATGTTGATAAATTTACAGATTGGATGTGCCGAAATCCGAAGACTAAAGATTACTATAGGGCTGACCATTTGATTGAACAGAcgttaaagaaaagactacTCGACAAGGATGTTGATCCACTGGACCATAAGCGTATGGAGGATGCATTGGCCACAATTGATGGATTTACGGGTTCCGACTTGGTTCGTACTATGCAAGAATATAGGATCAACGATCCAGTCACTAACGATGTTTTAGATGCACCGACTCCATTCAATTTGATGTTCCAGACAAATATCGGGGCATCGGGTCAGTCGAAAGCATTTTTACGACCAGAAACTGCTCAGGGACAATTTCtaaatttcaacaaattgtTAGATATTAATCAAGGTAAAATTCCGTTTGCCTCTGCTTCAATTGGGAAATCGTTTAGGAATGAAATATCGCCCAGGAGTGGATTACTGAGAGCGAGAGAGTTTTTAATGGCAGAAATTGAGCATTTCGTTGACCCGTTGGACAAGTCGCATCCAAAATTCGATGAAGTGTCAGATGAGGAGGTACCATTACTATCACGCCAATTGCAAGAAAGTGATGAACCTCACCTACCCGTTAGAATGGCTATTGGAGAAGCAGTAAAAACCGGAAAAgtagaaaatgaaactcTGGGATACTATATGGCAAGgattcatcaatttttgttGAGGCTTGGGgtcaacaagaacaaatttAGATTCCGTCAACATATGAAAAACGAAATGGCACACTATGCCACTGATTGTTGGGACGGTGAGTTATTGACCTCATATGGATGGATTGAATGCATAGGCTGTGCTGACAGAGCTGCATTCGATTTGACAGTGCATTCCAAAAAGACAGGGAAAAGTTTGATGGTAAAGCAGAAACTAAACACTCCAAAGGAACGAACCAAGTTGGTTTTAGAAGTAAATAAGAAACTTTTCGGACGGAAATTCAAACAGAGGGCAAAATTGATCGAATCCGCTCTATTAAGTTTATCACAAGATAAGCTGTACAATAAGCATGAAGAACTGAATAAGAACGGTAAACTTACCTTCCAAACAAATGGTGAGACCGTGGAAATTGACCAGAACTTGGTTTCTATTGAAATGAAGACAACTTTACAGCATACAAGAGAGTACATCCCCAACGTCATTGAGCCCTCATTTGGTTTGGGTCGTATTATTTACTGCATATTTGACCATTGCTTTCGGACAAGGCCGGATGATGACGAAAGAACTTATTTCTCATTCCCGTTATCGGTAGCACCAATCAAGGTTTTTATTACAACAATATCAAATAACGAGAAATTCCCTAGTGTGATCAAGGAAATGTCGCAAATTTTGCgcacaaaagaaatatatttCAAAGTCGATGATTCTAATACATCAATTGGTAAAAAATATGCACGTAACGATGAGTTGGGTACGCCCTTTGGCATCACCAtagattttcaaactttGCAAGATGAAACTGTAACTCTGAGAGAAAGGGATTCTATGAGACAAGTAAGGGGGACcgttgaagaagttatTTCGGTAATCGACAAGATGGTTCATGACCCTATAAGCGAATTCACGTGGAACAAGTCCACAGCAGGATTACTGCAGGTAGCAGTACCCTGA
- the TEF1 gene encoding translation elongation factor EF-1 alpha produces the protein MGKEKSHINVVVIGHVDSGKSTTTGHLIYKCGGIDKRTIEKFEKEAAELGKGSFKYAWVLDKLKAERERGITIDIALWKFETPKYQVTVIDAPGHRDFIKNMITGTSQADCAILIIAGGVGEFEAGISKDGQTREHALLAFTLGVRQLIVAVNKMDSVNWDESRFQEIIKETANFIKKVGYNPKTVPFVPISGWNGDNMIEVTTNASWYKGWEKETKAGVVKGKTLLEAIDAIEMPSRPTDKPLRLPLQDVYKIGGIGTVPVGRVETGVIKPGMVVTFAPAGVTTEVKSVEMHHEQLEQGVPGDNVGFNVKNVSVKEIRRGNVCGDSKNDPPKAAASFNATVIVLNHPGQISSGYSPVLDCHTAHIACKFDELLEKNDRRSGKKLEDHPKFLKSGDAALVKFIPSKPMCVEAFSEYPPLGRFAVRDMRQTVAVGVIKSVDKTEKAAKVTKAAQKAVKK, from the coding sequence ATGGGTAAAGAGAAGTCTCATATTAACGTTGTCGTTATYGGTCATGTCGATTCTGGTAAGTCTACCACTACCGGTCATTTGATTTACAAGTGTGGTGGTATTGACAAGAGAACCATCgaaaagtttgaaaaggaagccGCCGAATTAGGTAAGGGTTCTTTCAAGTACGCTTGGGTTTTGGACAAGTTAAAGgctgaaagagaaagaggtATCACCATTGATATCGCTTTGTGGAAGTTCGAAACTCCAAAGTACCAAGTTACCGTTATTGATGCTCCAGGTCACAGAGATTTCATCAAGAACATGATTACTGGTACTTCTCAAGCTGATTGTGCTATCTTGATTATTGCTGGTGGTGTCGGTGAATTCGAAGCCGGTATTTCCAAGGATGGTCAAACCAGAGAACACGCTTTGTTGGCTTTCACCCTAGGTGTTAGACAATTGATTGTCGCTGTCAACAAGATGGACTCCGTCAACTGGGACGAATCCAGATTCCAAGAAATTATCAAGGAAACCGCTAACTTCATCAAGAAGGTTGGTTACAACCCAAAGACTGTTCCATTCGTCCCAATCTCTGGTTGGAACGGTGACAACATGATTGAAGTCACCACTAACGCTTCTTGGTACAAGGGTTgggaaaaggaaaccaaGGCCGGTGTCGTCAAGGGTAAGACTTTGTTGGAAGCCATTGATGCCATTGAAATGCCATCCAGACCAACTGACAAGCCATTGAGATTGCCATTGCAAGATGTTTACAAGATCGGTGGTATCGGAACTGTGCCAGTCGGTAGAGTTGAAACCGGTGTTATCAAGCCAGGTATGGTTGTTACTTTCGCCCCAGCCGGTGTTACCACTGAAGTCAAGTCCGTTGAAATGCATCACGAACAATTGGAACAAGGTGTTCCAGGTGACAACGTTGGTTTCAACGTCAAGAATGTTTCCGTCAAGGAAATCAGAAGAGGTAACGTCTGTGGTGACTCTAAGAACGATCCACCAAAGGCTGCTGCTTCTTTCAACGCTACCGTCATTGTTTTGAACCATCCAGGTCAAATCTCTTCCGGTTACTCTCCAGTTTTGGATTGTCACACTGCCCACATTGCTTGTAAATTCGATGAATTGTTGGAAAAGAACGACAGAAGATCTGGTAAGAAGTTGGAAGACCATCCAAAATTCTTGAAGTCCGGTGACGCTGCTTTGGTTAAATTCATTCCATCTAAGCCAATGTGTGTTGAAGCTTTCAGTGAATACCCACCATTAGGTAGATTCGCTGTCAGAGACATGAGACAAACCGTCGCTGTCGGTGTTATCAAGTCTGTTGACAAGACCGAAAAGGCCGCTAAGGTTACCAAGGCTGCCCAAAAGGCTGTTAAGAAATAA
- the MDM36 gene encoding Mdm36p, with protein sequence MNGNRIVEPDYDLKGLNSGNSRSKMDEDPIISKFHRAGLNDTEDDEDSRANSNRNTGWISSMINDEKRKVEGKIKLNDEEDLHLSKATLNNCDALVKILTDIIKLEFVIHQSWYIRSLYKSVLIQFEVETTRSNKGSADNSDDDSDKNNGNEDDSFYKDLSLKCIKKCEKSSLALESLSKDIDKMRDFIMSRTIENNRVDILLQNSMTLLLECWIYTMKRLRHLRMKIAGIFVRSKLLLIDHELVTIWHFLQEQSNEHEMVNNENELKLRETIKSYRAFIKIFIQQLEDSEVGSPSSSLFEECLHVFLDIESMYNSLNLNWLLNENKALQERLLSSSPSPENGRFKGLPVIDERKEIEBISSFVNSIVDASMLTHDLTPINSSDSDDLSNGVLDRLDERRLSSSTSDMSLMMQRTSLQKQLPTLLTAFSNARRLEQELQNACKMEDDKHSASDINSNIRQNESGMSSSISSLISQTSTLASPSPPLSSSFLSTAPSQSSPRMATLPFSSSSSLLETQSQTLKNNMSQWLNQPRSGLNGAKPIPTNHIGFHSNVLNTLYGIGGGPTTRAYKSNQSPSQNT encoded by the coding sequence ATGAATGGAAACCGCATAGTGGAGCCTGACTATGACCTGAAGGGACTCAATTCGGGAAAttcaagatcaaaaatGGACGAAGATCCCATTATTAGCAAATTTCATAGGGCTGGTCTCAATGATACAGAGGACGATGAAGACAGTAGAGCCAATAGCAACCGTAATACTGGCTGGATCTCTTCGATGATAAACGACGAAAAACGAAAGGTGGAAGGGAAAATAAAGCTGAATGACGAGGAGGATTTACATTTATCCAAGGCCACCTTGAATAATTGTGACGCTTTAGTGAAGATTCTAACGGACATAATTAAGCTAGAGTTTGTTATCCATCAATCATGGTACATTAGGTCCCTTTATAAGAGTGTTTTGATTCAATTTGAAGTCGAAACGACCAGGAGTAATAAAGGAAGCGCTGACAATAGCGACGATGATAGCGATAAAAATAACGGTAACGAGGACGATAGTTTTTACAAGGATTTGAGCCTGAAATGCATCAAAAAGTGTGAAAAATCGTCCCTTGCGCTTGAGTCGTTATCTAAAGACATTGACAAGATGAGAGATTTCATAATGTCTAGGACGATAGAGAATAATAGAGTTGACATACTATTGCAGAACTCGATGACATTATTACTAGAGTGTTGGATATACACCATGAAGAGGCTGCGCCATTTGAGAATGAAAATCGCAGGCATTTTTGTTAGATCCAAGCTTTTGCTTATTGATCATGAGCTGGTGACCATATGGCATTTTCTACAGGAACAAAGCAACGAACACGAAATGGTAAATAATGAGAATGAACTGAAACTAAGAGAAACGATAAAATCGTACAGAGCGTTCATTAAGATATTTATTCAGCAGCTAGAAGATTCTGAAGTGGGATCTCCGTCTTCCTCCTTATTTGAAGAGTGTTTACACGTCTTCCTGGATATAGAATCGATGTACAATTCATTAAACCTGAATTGGTTATTGAATGAGAATAAGGCATTACAAGAAAGACTGCTGTCATCGTCCCCTTCACCGGAAAACGGTCGTTTCAAGGGTCTTCCCGTTATCgatgaaagaaaggaaattgaARATATCAGCTCATTTGTCAATAGTATTGTCGATGCATCCATGTTAACGCATGATCTGACACCAATTAATTCATCGGACAGTGATGACCTATCTAACGGAGTACTCGATCGTCTGGATGAAAGAAGACTATCTTCGTCTACCTCAGATATGTCATTGATGATGCAAAGAACATCACTACAGAAACAACTTCCCACCTTATTGACCGCTTTTAGTAATGCTAGAAGGCTGGAACAAGAATTGCAAAATGCATGCAAGATGGAAGATGATAAGCATAGCGCTAGCGATATTAATTCCAACATACGACAAAACGAAAGTGGTATGTCTTCGAGTATCTCCTCACTCATCTCTCAAACCTCAACATTGGCATCCCCGTCTCCTCCATTGTCGTCATCCTTTCTATCCACAGCACCTTCGCAATCAAGTCCGCGCATGGCCACACTACCATtttcatcctcttcttcccTACTGGAAACACAATCACAAACACTAAAAAACAACATGTCTCAATGGCTAAACCAACCGCGATCTGGCCTCAATGGCGCAAAACCTATCCCGACAAACCATATCGGATTCCACAGTAATGTCTTAAATACGCTTTACGGCATCGGCGGCGGCCCCACAACAAGAGCTTATAAGTCTAATCAATCTCCATCACAAAACACATGA
- the DIB1 gene encoding U4/U6-U5 snRNP complex subunit DIB1 has translation MASVLLPQLRTGWHVDQAIVTENERLVVIRFGRKDDRQCMIMDELLSSIAERVRNFAAIYLCDIDKVPDFNEMYDLTDPMTVMFFYQNKHMMCDFGTGNNNKLNFTVDDKQEMIDILETIFRGARKNKGLVISPFDYNHKRVS, from the coding sequence ATGGCTTCTGTGTTACTGCCCCAATTGCGTACAGGATGGCACGTAGACCAGGCTATTGTCACGGAGAATGAACGGCTCGTGGTCATCCGTTTTGGTAGGAAAGATGATAGACAGTGCATGATCATGGACGAACTATTATCTTCGATCGCTGAAAGAGTGAGGAACTTCGCAGCCATCTACTTATGTGACATTGACAAAGTCCCGGACTTTAATGAGATGTACGATCTCACAGACCCCATGACTGTAATGTTTTTTTACCAGAACAAGCATATGATGTGCGATTTTGGTACGGGGAACAACAATAAGTTGAACTTTACGGTGGATGacaaacaagaaatgatCGACATTCTAGAAACTATATTTAGAGGAGCCAGGAAGAACAAAGGACTGGTTATCTCTCCGTTTGATTACAATCACAAGCGTGTTTCATGA
- the MRL1 gene encoding Mrl1p, with protein MSNNTGPHARKMLKRSSLIYLSCILIVCIPILLHIYRPPNRGDEHVTIQNKEKAITSPKERNTEELFCAVTNPVTGSYIDLSQLSSTPNKLRDGQEQKTGKNKHESSKTKWSVRGWGYDTNFTLGICSSPVGETEIQQLSNLTGAFYVDHEDEDSLVSIGDFSTEPVLVGGSSTKKLTLKYENGSICPNGKDKKATLLNFVCDKEIQSKAQIAYIGNLHNCSYFFEVRSIYACPTSNKKNEVNVVGIFIGIFAIFFLVEFAGRRWIYAKLNRHLKNSDELNEISPSLDEQPHWDLIEDGSRWSRFFSGIAKSARRFTKSLVSPLFGGRNNGQGGIRLRTSPSASSSSLANREFFRDMEAQNEIIDSLDINSHTTESDHPTLAGQSV; from the coding sequence ATGTCAAACAACACAGGACCACATGCAAGAAAGATGCTGAAGCGatcttctttgatataTCTATCGTGCATCTTAATTGTATGCATACCGATACTTTTGCATATATACCGGCCTCCAAACAGAGGAGATGAACACGTCACCATTcagaataaagaaaaggcaaTCACGAGTCCCAAAGAACGGAACACCGAAGAGTTGTTTTGCGCAGTGACCAACCCGGTCACTGGATCATACATCGATCTATCACAACTTTCATCAACTCCAAACAAGTTAAGAGACGGTCAAGAACAGAAAACCGGGAAGAATAAACATGAATCCTCCAAGACGAAATGGTCCGTGAGAGGTTGGGGCTACGACACCAACTTTACATTGGGGATCTGCTCCAGCCCCGTTGGCGAGACTGAAATTCAACAACTGTCTAACCTAACGGGTGCGTTTTACGTGGACCATGAAGATGAGGATAGCTTGGTGTCGATTGGTGATTTCAGTACAGAACCCGTGCTAGTTGGTGGCTCGTCCACCAAGAAACTGACTTTGAAATACGAAAACGGCTCGATATGCCCGAATGGTAAGGACAAGAAGGCGACCTTGTTAAATTTCGTCTGTGACAAAGAGATCCAGTCCAAGGCGCAGATAGCGTACATTGGTAACCTGCACAATTGTTCCTATTTCTTCGAAGTGCGCAGCATCTATGCCTGTCCTACAtcgaacaagaaaaacgaaGTCAACGTTGTGGGCATCTTCATCGGGATCTTCGCCATTTTCTTCCTGGTCGAGTTTGCCGGCAGAAGATGGATCTACGCTAAATTGAACAGACACTTGAAAAACAGCGACGAGCTGAACGAAATATCGCCGTCTTTGGACGAGCAACCTCACTGGGACCTCATAGAAGACGGATCTCGCTGGAGCAGATTCTTCAGCGGAATCGCCAAGTCAGCGAGAAGGTTCACCAAGTCGCTGGTGAGCCCTCTGTTCGGAGGCAGGAACAACGGTCAAGGCGGCATCCGACTAAGGACGTCTCCATCTGCTTCCTCCTCTAGCCTTGCCAACAGAGAGTTCTTCAGAGACATGGAGGCACAGAACGAAATCATCGACAGCCTGGACATCAACAGCCATACCACAGAAAGCGACCACCCGACTTTGGCAGGCCAGAGCGTTTGA